The following are encoded in a window of Paraburkholderia hospita genomic DNA:
- a CDS encoding TetR/AcrR family transcriptional regulator, translating to MVHDRGFNGCGVQDITTAAGVPKGSFYNYFESKEMFAAEILDDYWQSIEDRHGPILYDARIRPLARIAKFFRALTDDHSKSDFALGCLIGNLSLELSNASDEARSKLLALLARWQEALAVCLREAQERNELDRKQNADELAAIVIEAYEGAAMRGKIEQSGNAYERFEKVVLPRLLR from the coding sequence GTGGTTCACGACCGTGGTTTCAATGGCTGCGGCGTGCAGGACATCACGACGGCCGCTGGCGTGCCGAAGGGCTCGTTCTACAACTACTTCGAAAGCAAGGAAATGTTTGCGGCCGAAATTCTCGACGACTACTGGCAGTCAATCGAAGACCGCCATGGTCCGATTCTGTACGACGCGCGAATCAGGCCGCTCGCGCGCATTGCGAAATTCTTCCGCGCATTGACCGACGACCACAGCAAGAGCGACTTCGCGCTGGGTTGTCTGATTGGCAACCTGTCACTGGAACTGTCGAACGCCAGCGACGAGGCGCGCTCGAAACTTCTGGCCTTGCTCGCGCGCTGGCAAGAGGCGCTTGCAGTCTGCTTGCGCGAGGCGCAGGAGCGCAATGAACTGGACCGCAAGCAGAACGCGGACGAACTCGCGGCGATCGTGATCGAGGCTTACGAAGGCGCGGCCATGCGCGGCAAGATCGAGCAGAGCGGCAACGCTTACGAACGTTTCGAGAAGGTCGTATTGCCTCGCCTGCTTCGTTAA
- a CDS encoding DUF3088 domain-containing protein, whose protein sequence is MSRDLLLLLEPGFTDPRYPGERFICPDGAPIEGLLASDPARVAGLDVRRVPFERPRQAVVEALDEAHQGLPVLVLGDEQPAPADAQTLGERRFITDTRRILDLLAERHGFPKVH, encoded by the coding sequence ATGAGCCGTGATCTTCTTCTGTTGCTCGAACCCGGATTTACCGATCCCCGTTATCCGGGCGAACGTTTCATCTGTCCCGACGGCGCGCCCATCGAAGGGCTGCTCGCCAGCGACCCGGCGCGCGTTGCAGGGCTCGACGTGCGGCGCGTGCCGTTCGAGCGTCCGCGCCAGGCCGTCGTCGAAGCACTCGACGAAGCGCATCAAGGCTTGCCCGTGCTCGTGCTGGGCGACGAGCAACCCGCGCCCGCCGATGCGCAGACGCTGGGCGAGCGCCGCTTCATTACCGACACGCGTCGCATCCTCGACCTGCTTGCCGAGCGCCACGGCTTTCCGAAAGTGCATTGA
- a CDS encoding acyl-CoA dehydrogenase family protein, with amino-acid sequence MPAQDLTDRAARARLQTTLAGLPALAKAIGEGAASREAQRELPYDGFTLFRQSGLGRLRLPVEWGGLGGSLEDVFDVIATLAAGESNIAHALRIHFDQTEALLLQPRTAFNALQIERVVEGAIFGGASTELGTSRPGEITTQLRRDGEHYRLSGRKYYATGTAFSDFARLNLQDENGNPVVAIVPVKREGFRVLDDWDGMGQRMTASGSLEFDNLLVLADEVTPRVQTTLAGRHGGALRQLHLVAVGAGIVRNVVADAKGYVLRHGRPALHSPAPSAREDAFIQQVIGDLTAHSHTIDVLVRDNARVLERSSQAIRNGEPDAETRVLEGALATARTQLIVSKLALYAAERMFEAGGASATSRAHNFDRHWRNLRTIFSHNPLLHKARVIGDYELNGVTTHLTEGRVF; translated from the coding sequence ATGCCCGCTCAAGACCTCACGGACCGTGCCGCACGTGCACGTCTTCAGACGACGCTCGCCGGCTTGCCCGCGCTCGCGAAAGCCATCGGCGAAGGCGCTGCGTCGCGCGAGGCGCAGCGCGAGTTGCCGTACGACGGCTTCACGCTGTTCCGGCAATCGGGGCTCGGGCGTTTGCGCTTGCCTGTCGAATGGGGCGGCCTGGGCGGCTCGCTTGAAGACGTGTTCGATGTGATCGCCACGCTCGCTGCCGGGGAAAGCAACATCGCGCACGCGCTGCGCATTCATTTCGACCAGACCGAGGCGTTGCTGCTACAACCGCGCACGGCGTTCAACGCGTTGCAGATCGAGCGCGTCGTCGAGGGCGCGATTTTCGGTGGCGCTTCGACGGAGCTGGGCACGTCCCGTCCCGGCGAGATCACGACGCAGCTTCGCCGCGACGGCGAGCACTACCGGTTGAGCGGCCGCAAATACTACGCGACGGGCACGGCGTTCTCCGACTTCGCACGGCTGAACCTGCAGGATGAGAACGGCAATCCCGTGGTCGCTATCGTGCCTGTCAAACGCGAAGGCTTTCGCGTGCTCGACGATTGGGACGGCATGGGCCAACGGATGACGGCAAGCGGCAGCCTCGAATTCGACAACCTGCTGGTGCTCGCAGACGAGGTCACGCCGCGCGTGCAGACGACCTTGGCCGGCCGTCACGGCGGCGCGCTGCGGCAGTTGCATCTCGTCGCAGTGGGCGCGGGGATCGTGCGCAATGTCGTCGCCGATGCCAAGGGCTATGTGCTGCGGCATGGCCGTCCTGCGCTGCACAGTCCCGCGCCGTCGGCGCGCGAAGACGCGTTCATCCAGCAGGTGATCGGCGATTTGACGGCACACAGCCATACGATCGACGTGCTGGTGCGCGACAACGCGCGCGTGCTGGAGCGCTCTTCGCAGGCGATTCGCAATGGCGAGCCCGATGCGGAAACGCGTGTGCTCGAAGGCGCGCTCGCGACGGCGCGCACGCAACTGATCGTCAGCAAGCTCGCGCTGTATGCGGCCGAGCGCATGTTCGAAGCGGGCGGCGCGTCGGCGACATCGCGTGCGCATAACTTCGATCGTCACTGGCGCAATCTGCGCACCATCTTCAGCCACAACCCGCTATTGCATAAAGCACGCGTGATCGGCGATTACGAACTGAACGGCGTGACGACGCATCTGACGGAAGGCCGTGTTTTCTAG
- a CDS encoding HdeA/HdeB family chaperone, which yields MKPSKILMVLVCLVAAQAASAQEKTVSPAKMTCADYVSVDEVYRPALVYWVAGVDKLGIKETDTMVVDTAHPVAETVAEACTKDPQTPFVSKVRSMIKAKKISLFQHS from the coding sequence ATGAAGCCCTCGAAAATCCTGATGGTCCTCGTCTGTCTGGTTGCCGCTCAAGCGGCTAGCGCGCAGGAAAAGACGGTGTCCCCCGCAAAAATGACCTGCGCCGATTATGTCTCCGTCGATGAGGTGTATCGACCGGCTCTCGTTTATTGGGTCGCCGGTGTCGACAAGCTCGGTATCAAGGAGACGGACACGATGGTCGTCGATACAGCGCATCCCGTCGCGGAGACCGTAGCCGAAGCATGCACCAAAGATCCGCAGACCCCGTTTGTGTCGAAAGTCAGATCCATGATCAAGGCGAAGAAGATTTCGCTCTTCCAGCATTCGTAA
- a CDS encoding LLM class flavin-dependent oxidoreductase has protein sequence MSRNTAPATPRRLHLNVNILHSGFVPSAWRLADADPRAFVDVNHYVRVAQIAEAGKLDAVFLADNAAIIDQIDFRPITALEPTVLLASIAAATTHIGVIGTASTSYNEPYNIARRFATLDHVSNGRAGWNVVTTADLPSARNFGRDAVPDHAQRYERAAEFTELVKALWDSWEDDAFVGDKAGGRFIDVSKVHPVAHRGRHFDVQGPLNLPRSPQGHPVVVQAGGSPDGRDLAARHAEAVFSASQSLEESVAYRRDLNARAAAYGRPGVKVLAGLTTIIGATEAEALRRRDELVDQIPWRYSLNRLAGTLGIDAERLKLDQPLPDDLALPGGGNGNHTFFHATIAQGRRHGYTVRELIRSLAGGTGHRVIVGTPEQIADDIEHWFNGGAADGFNLMPDALPSGLQDFVDGVVPILQKRGIFRTDYEGATLREHLGLARPDNAQLWRKSA, from the coding sequence ATGAGCCGTAACACGGCACCGGCCACGCCGCGCCGCCTGCATCTGAACGTCAACATCCTGCACTCGGGCTTTGTGCCTTCTGCGTGGCGGCTGGCCGACGCGGACCCGCGCGCATTCGTCGACGTCAATCACTATGTGCGCGTCGCACAGATCGCCGAAGCGGGCAAACTCGATGCCGTTTTTCTCGCGGATAACGCCGCGATCATCGATCAGATCGATTTCCGTCCCATCACCGCGCTGGAGCCGACCGTGCTGCTCGCGAGCATCGCCGCCGCGACGACACACATCGGTGTGATCGGCACTGCATCGACGAGCTATAACGAGCCGTACAACATCGCGCGGCGTTTCGCGACCCTCGACCATGTGAGCAACGGACGCGCGGGATGGAACGTCGTGACGACGGCCGATCTGCCGTCCGCGCGCAACTTCGGCCGCGATGCCGTGCCGGACCATGCGCAGCGTTACGAGCGCGCCGCCGAGTTCACCGAACTCGTGAAAGCGCTGTGGGACAGCTGGGAAGACGATGCGTTCGTCGGCGACAAGGCGGGCGGCCGTTTCATTGATGTTTCGAAAGTGCATCCCGTCGCGCATCGCGGCCGGCACTTCGATGTGCAAGGTCCGCTGAACCTGCCGCGCTCGCCGCAAGGCCATCCCGTGGTGGTGCAGGCGGGCGGCTCGCCGGATGGCCGCGATCTCGCTGCGCGCCACGCGGAAGCGGTGTTTTCGGCGTCCCAGTCGCTCGAGGAATCGGTGGCGTACCGGCGCGACCTCAACGCGCGCGCGGCGGCATACGGGCGTCCCGGCGTGAAGGTGCTTGCGGGTCTCACGACCATCATCGGCGCGACCGAGGCCGAGGCGCTGCGCCGCCGCGACGAACTGGTCGATCAGATTCCTTGGCGCTACAGCCTGAACCGTCTGGCGGGCACGCTGGGCATCGACGCGGAGCGTCTGAAGCTCGACCAGCCGTTGCCCGACGATCTCGCGCTGCCCGGCGGCGGCAACGGCAACCATACCTTCTTTCACGCGACCATCGCGCAGGGCCGTCGTCACGGCTACACGGTGCGCGAACTGATCCGCTCGCTGGCGGGCGGAACGGGGCATCGCGTGATCGTCGGCACGCCCGAGCAGATCGCCGACGATATCGAGCACTGGTTCAACGGCGGTGCAGCCGACGGCTTCAATCTGATGCCCGATGCGTTGCCGAGCGGTCTGCAAGACTTCGTGGACGGCGTCGTGCCGATCCTGCAGAAGCGCGGCATTTTCCGCACCGACTACGAAGGCGCGACGCTGCGCGAGCACCTTGGGCTCGCGCGTCCCGACAATGCGCAGCTATGGCGCAAGAGTGCCTGA
- a CDS encoding cysteine hydrolase family protein has product MSNANQAAQENANPYADPANPALPPTGFKLDPARAALVVIDPQNDFLSPSGASWSVFGPSITENNTVANLGQLFKTAKQVGLTVAVSPHYYYPCDHEWHFGGPLEKVMHNICMFDRKGPNTLEDFEGSGADFLDEYKPYILDGKTIIASPHKVYGPETNDLALQLRKKGVSQIILAGMAANLCIESHLRELIEQGFEVAVVRDATAGPRLPDGDGYLAAIINFRYLAHALLTTEQTVRELTS; this is encoded by the coding sequence ATGAGTAACGCGAACCAGGCAGCGCAAGAGAACGCAAACCCCTACGCCGATCCTGCCAATCCGGCTTTGCCGCCGACGGGCTTCAAACTGGATCCCGCGCGGGCGGCACTGGTGGTAATCGATCCGCAGAATGATTTCCTGAGTCCGTCAGGGGCGAGCTGGTCGGTATTCGGGCCGAGCATCACCGAGAACAATACGGTCGCAAATCTGGGGCAGCTGTTCAAGACGGCGAAGCAGGTTGGCCTCACCGTGGCGGTTTCGCCGCACTATTACTATCCGTGCGACCACGAGTGGCATTTTGGCGGTCCGCTGGAAAAGGTGATGCACAACATCTGCATGTTCGATCGCAAAGGGCCGAACACGCTTGAGGATTTCGAGGGATCGGGCGCGGACTTTCTCGACGAGTACAAGCCGTACATTCTCGACGGCAAAACCATCATCGCATCGCCGCACAAGGTGTATGGGCCGGAGACGAACGACCTCGCATTGCAACTTCGCAAGAAGGGCGTCTCGCAGATCATTCTCGCCGGCATGGCGGCGAATCTTTGTATCGAATCGCACTTGCGCGAGTTGATCGAACAAGGGTTTGAAGTTGCCGTGGTGCGTGACGCTACGGCAGGTCCGCGACTGCCGGACGGCGACGGATATCTGGCCGCGATCATCAACTTCCGTTATCTCGCGCATGCGCTTTTGACGACGGAGCAAACGGTTCGGGAACTCACGTCCTGA
- a CDS encoding porin, which yields MKRVVLASAASLVAASPALVHAQSAVTLYGLVDAGITYTNNQKGASNIQQTSGKLNGSRWGLRGVEDLGDGLKTVFTLESGFRPNDGTAGQGGRLFGRQAFVGVQKTGIGTVAVGRQYEPVTDLVSQYAGPGFWSPSTHIGDNDNLNQTFRVNNAVKFRSDTIAGFTVDGLYAFSNQANGSNGTGFSNNRAWGVAANYTNGPFSIGGGYNVLNHPNAASNTGGAIGGASTTSGDDYSGAFFYGLNGGVVRQQIAAAGTSYALGAATFGFAWSHTQLDYSDGSSRKFNNYDLNARYLFTPALTLIGVYTYTDGRASNLPGTNGANLKPRWHQFTLGVDYALSKRTDLYLSAAYQLAAGDASTRVGTGYQKIAAIADAGTASSTNRQVAVFSGVRVKF from the coding sequence ATGAAGCGTGTTGTTCTGGCCAGCGCCGCAAGTCTTGTCGCTGCATCGCCCGCACTCGTGCATGCGCAGAGTGCCGTCACGTTGTATGGACTCGTCGATGCGGGCATCACCTATACCAACAACCAGAAAGGCGCGAGCAACATTCAGCAGACGAGCGGCAAGCTCAACGGCAGCCGCTGGGGCTTGCGCGGCGTCGAAGATCTCGGTGACGGACTGAAGACGGTCTTCACGCTGGAAAGCGGCTTCCGTCCGAACGACGGCACAGCGGGACAAGGCGGACGTCTGTTCGGCCGCCAGGCTTTCGTGGGCGTGCAGAAGACGGGGATCGGCACGGTAGCCGTTGGCCGGCAATACGAGCCTGTGACCGATCTCGTCTCGCAGTATGCAGGCCCGGGCTTCTGGTCGCCGTCGACCCACATCGGCGACAACGACAATCTGAACCAGACCTTCCGCGTGAACAACGCGGTCAAGTTCCGCAGCGACACGATTGCGGGCTTCACCGTCGACGGCCTCTACGCATTCAGCAACCAGGCGAACGGCAGCAACGGCACGGGCTTCAGCAACAACCGCGCATGGGGCGTGGCGGCGAACTACACGAACGGTCCGTTTTCGATCGGCGGCGGCTATAACGTTTTGAATCATCCGAACGCCGCATCGAACACAGGCGGCGCGATCGGCGGCGCATCGACCACGTCCGGCGACGACTACAGCGGCGCGTTCTTCTATGGATTGAATGGCGGCGTCGTGCGTCAGCAGATTGCGGCAGCAGGCACCAGCTACGCGCTCGGCGCAGCGACGTTCGGCTTCGCATGGAGCCACACGCAGCTCGATTACAGCGATGGCTCGTCGCGCAAGTTCAACAACTACGATCTGAACGCGCGCTATCTGTTCACGCCCGCACTGACATTGATCGGCGTGTACACGTACACGGATGGACGCGCGAGCAATCTGCCCGGCACCAATGGCGCGAACCTGAAGCCGCGCTGGCATCAGTTCACGCTTGGCGTCGATTACGCGCTGTCCAAGCGCACCGATCTTTATCTGTCGGCGGCGTATCAACTCGCGGCAGGCGATGCATCGACACGCGTCGGCACGGGTTATCAGAAGATTGCGGCTATTGCCGACGCTGGCACAGCTTCATCGACGAATCGTCAGGTCGCGGTGTTCTCGGGGGTGCGCGTGAAGTTCTAA
- a CDS encoding phthiocerol/phthiodiolone dimycocerosyl transferase family protein produces the protein MQSLCERPSQDQARAARRIYREASPTEMTYIRTGLLVVSRSSIAGSISREQFDTAIACLEARYGILRSVVENGQFVERVDESSAVESWLSPDACSVDALYATLLNAELDTGKRIYSVHVIAGEDALDIFMLSSHAVTDATSLVELHSCLVHICDCIVRGTRPTLAPQPFPVPVDAAVNRSLASLSGGCIGDPAAYSGAFAEIPMRAPYDGGPVTHRLEQTVINAADMQRISAAAHAHGSSVHSLLLAAFALAIGDVAKEQPRRILMRSSVDMRRRLEPHVSAELVFSAITGHITPVPDLDRPLFEIARHIFGEIHEGVVNGLIFRDYANYAKVFGSTQQAPVALNISDMQAVTFHWPTQQLNVTGFEYACGWLKKFPNVSVSVLDGRLIANTVYVEQFVDPTIMRAISERVVDRLVSAIRPPEVRDEVDNK, from the coding sequence ATGCAGTCGCTTTGTGAACGGCCTTCACAAGACCAGGCTCGCGCCGCGAGGCGAATCTATCGCGAGGCGTCGCCCACGGAAATGACTTACATCCGGACGGGCCTGCTCGTGGTGAGTCGCAGCAGTATCGCCGGGTCCATTAGCAGAGAGCAATTCGACACTGCGATCGCATGTCTGGAGGCTCGCTACGGCATTCTTCGTTCGGTCGTCGAGAATGGACAATTCGTGGAGCGGGTGGATGAATCGTCCGCGGTTGAATCGTGGTTGTCTCCCGATGCGTGTTCCGTCGATGCGTTATACGCGACGTTGCTGAATGCCGAACTGGATACGGGAAAGAGAATCTATAGTGTCCACGTAATTGCCGGTGAAGATGCACTCGATATCTTCATGCTGAGTTCGCATGCAGTGACGGACGCAACGTCGCTGGTCGAACTGCATTCATGTCTTGTTCATATCTGCGATTGCATCGTGCGCGGTACACGCCCGACGTTGGCGCCGCAGCCTTTCCCGGTCCCCGTCGATGCGGCGGTGAATCGAAGCCTCGCTTCGCTTTCGGGTGGATGTATCGGCGATCCTGCTGCTTATTCAGGGGCATTTGCCGAAATCCCGATGCGCGCGCCATACGATGGTGGGCCAGTGACGCATCGCCTCGAGCAGACCGTGATCAACGCAGCCGATATGCAACGTATTAGCGCCGCAGCCCACGCGCACGGTTCTTCCGTGCATTCGCTTCTTCTCGCGGCATTTGCGCTCGCGATTGGCGACGTGGCGAAGGAGCAGCCGCGCCGGATTCTGATGCGGTCGTCCGTGGATATGCGCCGCAGGCTTGAGCCGCACGTTTCGGCGGAACTTGTCTTCTCGGCCATCACGGGACATATCACGCCTGTTCCTGATCTGGACCGGCCGTTGTTCGAGATTGCGAGGCATATCTTCGGTGAGATTCACGAGGGCGTCGTCAACGGACTCATCTTTCGCGACTACGCGAACTATGCGAAGGTGTTCGGCAGCACGCAACAGGCTCCCGTTGCGCTCAATATCTCCGACATGCAGGCGGTCACATTTCATTGGCCAACGCAACAGCTGAATGTGACGGGATTTGAGTATGCGTGTGGATGGTTGAAGAAATTCCCGAACGTTTCAGTTTCAGTTCTCGATGGAAGGCTGATCGCGAACACGGTCTATGTCGAGCAGTTTGTCGATCCGACGATCATGCGGGCGATCTCCGAGCGTGTCGTGGACAGACTGGTTTCTGCGATCCGGCCGCCCGAAGTCCGAGACGAGGTTGACAATAAATAG
- a CDS encoding response regulator transcription factor, whose amino-acid sequence MRVLLIEDDVQVGNDLCRTLKAAEFSVDWVRDGRTGKRAIEAAYYAIVLLDLGLPDMTGLDVLRALRAAGNSVPVVILSTEDDLDASVCSLEAGADDCVLKPFAIRELFARIRAVLRRRAGYATSAIGDGSLSLDLEKRTLNCNGIASSLSAREFALMHAFLEKRGTILSRGQLEDRLYGWGREVESNAVDVLIHSVRKKFGQSLIRNVRGLGWTIAHANA is encoded by the coding sequence ATGCGGGTGTTATTGATTGAAGACGATGTGCAGGTGGGAAACGATTTGTGTCGCACGCTGAAGGCGGCGGAATTTAGCGTCGACTGGGTCCGCGACGGCCGGACAGGCAAGCGCGCCATCGAGGCCGCTTACTACGCCATCGTGCTTCTCGACCTCGGCCTGCCGGACATGACGGGTCTGGACGTGCTGCGCGCACTGCGTGCAGCGGGCAATAGCGTACCTGTGGTGATTCTCAGCACGGAAGACGATCTGGATGCGAGCGTGTGCAGTCTAGAGGCCGGTGCGGACGATTGCGTGCTCAAGCCGTTTGCCATTCGCGAGTTGTTCGCGCGTATTCGCGCCGTATTGCGTCGCAGGGCGGGCTACGCGACCTCGGCGATCGGGGACGGCTCGCTCAGTCTCGATCTCGAGAAGCGCACGCTGAATTGCAATGGCATCGCGTCATCGCTTTCAGCGCGCGAATTTGCGCTGATGCATGCATTCCTCGAAAAGCGCGGCACGATCCTGTCGCGCGGACAGCTCGAAGACCGGCTGTATGGATGGGGCAGGGAAGTGGAGAGCAATGCTGTCGACGTGTTGATCCACTCGGTACGCAAAAAATTCGGTCAATCCTTGATTCGCAATGTGCGCGGACTCGGCTGGACGATTGCGCACGCAAATGCGTAG
- a CDS encoding LLM class flavin-dependent oxidoreductase — MSSRKGHLRLGAFLYPTGHHIAAWRHPDSLVDAGRNFRHYVQLAQAAEAAKFDLIFLADGAGTRGDNVDFLSRTAHSYVAQFEPLTLLSALAAVTERIGLVGTASTTFNEPYHIARKFASLDHISGGRAGWNLVTSSSSHEAKNFNFDEHLAHARRYERAVEFAEVVEGLWDSWDEDAFVRDKASGRYFDPSKRHVLDHRGEFFNVRGPLNVERSPQGRPVVVQAGSSEAGKALAARTAEVIFTAQQTLDDAVAFYADVKGRMAAYGREPDDLKIMPGVMPIVGATETEAREKFDALQALIDPAVGLALVSTVTGGFDLSGYPLDGPIPELPETNASKSRQLLALELARRENLTIRELYLRIAGARGHWQLVGTPEQIVDALEERFVNHGADGYNVMPALLPNSLDDFIRLVLPELRRRGLFRSEYEGRTLRENLGLTQPVSRYARETVTQ; from the coding sequence ATGAGTTCACGCAAGGGTCATCTGCGCCTCGGCGCTTTTCTCTATCCGACGGGACATCACATTGCCGCATGGCGGCATCCCGACTCGCTGGTCGACGCGGGGCGCAATTTCCGGCACTACGTCCAGCTTGCGCAGGCCGCGGAGGCCGCGAAATTCGATCTGATCTTTCTCGCGGACGGCGCGGGCACGCGCGGCGACAACGTCGATTTTCTGAGCCGCACGGCGCACAGCTATGTCGCGCAGTTCGAGCCGCTCACGCTGCTGTCGGCACTCGCCGCTGTCACGGAGCGGATCGGTCTGGTCGGCACGGCATCGACGACGTTCAACGAGCCGTATCACATCGCGCGCAAATTTGCGTCACTCGATCACATCAGTGGCGGGCGCGCGGGGTGGAATCTCGTCACGTCGTCGAGCTCGCACGAGGCGAAGAACTTCAACTTCGACGAGCATCTCGCGCATGCGCGGCGTTATGAGCGCGCGGTTGAATTCGCCGAGGTCGTCGAAGGTCTGTGGGACAGCTGGGACGAAGACGCGTTTGTGCGCGACAAGGCGTCGGGGCGCTATTTCGATCCGTCGAAGCGCCATGTGCTCGACCATCGCGGCGAGTTCTTCAATGTGCGCGGGCCGCTGAACGTCGAGCGTTCGCCGCAGGGCAGGCCCGTCGTCGTGCAGGCGGGTTCGTCCGAGGCGGGCAAGGCACTGGCCGCGCGCACGGCGGAAGTGATCTTCACCGCGCAGCAGACGCTCGACGATGCCGTCGCGTTCTATGCGGACGTCAAAGGGCGGATGGCGGCGTATGGCCGCGAGCCGGACGATCTCAAGATCATGCCGGGCGTGATGCCGATTGTCGGCGCGACCGAAACCGAGGCACGCGAAAAGTTCGACGCGCTTCAGGCGCTGATCGATCCCGCTGTGGGGCTTGCGCTGGTATCGACGGTGACGGGTGGCTTCGACCTGTCCGGTTATCCGCTCGACGGTCCGATCCCGGAACTGCCGGAAACCAACGCCAGCAAGAGCCGCCAGTTGCTGGCGCTCGAACTCGCGCGGCGCGAGAACCTCACGATCCGCGAACTGTATCTGCGCATCGCGGGCGCGCGTGGGCACTGGCAACTGGTCGGCACGCCGGAGCAGATCGTCGATGCGCTCGAAGAGCGCTTCGTCAACCATGGCGCGGACGGCTACAACGTGATGCCGGCGCTGCTGCCCAACAGCCTCGACGATTTCATCCGGCTCGTGCTGCCGGAACTGCGGCGACGTGGGCTGTTCCGCAGCGAGTACGAAGGGCGCACGCTGCGCGAGAACCTTGGTTTGACGCAGCCTGTTTCGCGCTATGCGCGCGAGACGGTGACGCAGTGA
- a CDS encoding helix-turn-helix transcriptional regulator has product MARSDVSDVIDLIYGAALGEGATWPDLGSQLCSMFRAQRVSLSIPDAPGVLRYLLGGGNEYADAYAAYYHRIDPFRQRAERIFHGLNRATLHAVIGEQIVPDDVLLKSEFYVDFARGAGVRHLLGGMLGVRAATPIGIQRDARSGPFDEGDRQLLMMLLPHLQRALQLEERLALANRTQLGTGALDTLAISVVIVDGTMRVLHANAAANRLMDAGHCGLAMTRSGPRPGVGAITLLARHPDDHSTLGKLIASVAMGGALRLRNTRDEPAQHASLAVLVSPAVSHFLSDVRDACRVLRGTATVVIRQLNHALRPPPGLMSELYGLTKAEADVALRFSGGATVEDVARVRQVSLETVRTQVKTILRKTNAASLRDLERIIAISSALVPTQL; this is encoded by the coding sequence GTGGCCAGGTCCGACGTGTCAGACGTGATCGATCTCATCTATGGCGCCGCGCTCGGCGAAGGCGCGACCTGGCCCGACCTTGGATCGCAGCTGTGCTCGATGTTTCGCGCGCAACGCGTTTCGTTGAGCATTCCCGATGCGCCCGGCGTACTGCGCTACCTGCTCGGTGGCGGCAACGAATACGCCGATGCATACGCCGCCTATTACCACCGTATCGATCCCTTCCGGCAAAGAGCCGAGAGAATCTTTCACGGCCTGAACCGTGCAACTCTGCACGCCGTGATCGGCGAGCAGATCGTCCCCGACGATGTGCTGCTGAAGTCCGAGTTCTATGTCGATTTCGCGCGTGGTGCAGGCGTTCGTCACCTGCTTGGCGGCATGCTGGGCGTTCGCGCGGCCACGCCGATCGGCATTCAGCGCGATGCCCGCTCGGGCCCATTCGATGAGGGCGATCGACAGCTGTTGATGATGCTGCTGCCGCACCTGCAGCGCGCGTTGCAACTGGAAGAGCGTCTTGCTCTCGCGAACCGGACGCAACTGGGTACAGGCGCACTCGATACGCTTGCCATCAGCGTCGTGATCGTCGACGGCACGATGCGCGTCTTGCATGCGAATGCCGCCGCAAACCGACTGATGGACGCCGGCCACTGCGGGCTGGCGATGACACGATCGGGACCTCGCCCCGGCGTGGGCGCCATCACGCTGCTCGCGCGGCACCCAGATGATCATTCGACACTCGGCAAACTCATCGCTTCAGTCGCGATGGGCGGCGCGCTCAGATTGCGCAATACACGCGACGAACCCGCGCAACACGCGTCACTCGCGGTGCTCGTTTCGCCCGCTGTCAGTCATTTTCTGTCCGACGTGCGCGATGCGTGCCGTGTACTGCGGGGCACGGCAACGGTGGTCATACGTCAATTGAACCACGCGCTGCGGCCGCCTCCGGGCCTGATGAGCGAACTCTACGGGCTCACCAAGGCAGAGGCCGATGTCGCTTTGCGCTTTAGCGGCGGCGCGACTGTCGAGGACGTGGCGAGAGTCAGGCAGGTTTCGCTGGAAACGGTCCGTACGCAGGTCAAGACCATCCTGCGCAAAACGAACGCCGCCA